DNA from Kluyveromyces marxianus DMKU3-1042 DNA, complete genome, chromosome 8:
GGAATGATATCTTTGAATTCACCATCCTCCGAGGAATAatattgatgattttgGATGAATTGATCAAATATATCTAAAACCTTAACACATTTATCACACTCACATCCATTCCATAGAAGATCGCACACAAGAATTTCGTATGAGCATAATGACTTTAACATCGTTGGCGCAATTAACTTTCTTAATGAAACCAACTTGGGTAAAACTTCGTTATACAAAGTCCTTCTTCTGATATAATTTCCCTCAACACTGTCCTTCTGCAATCCATTAATAGGGCAATTATGCCTTACGGCAAgtgttttcaaattttgacCCACGTTTGGCAAGTGTAGGATAAATCTGTTTATTGAAAGATCCCAATTTTCCTCTGTATAATGGTCACCCAAAGAGACGAAAGTCTTTTCAATCAATGACAGATTATTCAGACGAATTAAATGAGGGGAAATGTCGGCCAAGAAATCATCAATACATGTACAATCGTTTACCTCACAAGAAATTTCCATTTCTAAGGAGCGAATCGTTTCTAGTGGTATTACACCCATTAATAGATCTGCTGCAAGTTCACGGTAAGTTTTATTGTAGTCATGAATACCATGCACATGGTTAAACTTCAAGCTTCTCAAATTGGAAAATACGACACCTTGTTCTCTGAAATAATTGAGAACTCTTAACGAAGAGTATTCTAAATCTTCAATAACTAACTCTTCCAAGTTTGGCAAAATTAGTGATCTTATAGGCTCCGATAGTACCACATCATCGAAAGATGGCAATGTAACAAATAGCTCTAGAGACTTCAATTCTCTCAAATGTGATATATCATTTAAACCTGCAATGTCACGTATCCGCAGATCTTTAAGATTTGTCAATTCTTTCAGTTTATTGTGAGTATGCTGAAATAAGATTGAGTCTCGTATGTCTAAATCCTCTACTCGATCAAGTTCAATAACCTTATCAATAAGTTTGCGTAATAGAGGTGCACCTACTTTCATATCATTGAACACATCCTCTTGAACGATAAGTGATTGTACCAGTTCTAAGTGTTGGCTTTCCAGAAGTCTTTCAATCCTATCGTATAAAAATAAATCGTTCTGATCATCGCTCTTCTTTACCGATCTATACCCACTTAGGTATGTCTTTCCACACTCAATCCACCAATTATTCGAGCGATATACCGGGTTTTTATTGATTACAATATTAGCATACAATTTTGGAGTAGCTAGCTCATTAAAACGGTGATTGACTAAACAAAGAGCACATAAATCGTTCtgatttaaaaaaaaggatacATTATCGAAGATAGACTCTAATGAACCTTGCAAAGTCATTATTTGATTTAGTGTATAAATTTAACCAATAACTTGTCTGTGTTCTACTGTACTGACCACTTTTTGAAGGTGTACGAGCTGTCAACGTATAATATTCATAAATCAATCTCCATCGTTCAAGTAAGAATTAAAGCTCATCAGGTTATTCGGAATTTCAGAACttagtttttcaaaaaaaaaaaatcaaaaaattaAACGACCCCGGTGAGGATTGAACTCACGATCTTGCGATTAACAGTCGCACGCCTTAACCAGCTTGGCCACGGAGTCCTTTTGTTATCACCTCAAATGTTCTATTACTCTATACCTGTAGTGGTTGGGTATATTTCCAATCACGTGTCTTATAATCAAGATCTCGGGTATCTGATGAATCCATATTGTTTATTAGCTATATATCTAGTAACGTATGTTGATGCACCTGGGGATCTTGCATGACTATGTCGAGTGGTCATTGCCTAGATCTGTTGCCtccttatataataattcagatggatgatgatgtttcACCATGAAACATCCCTTATGTATCATCTTGATACTTAACCGCCTATTACATTGGTAGTTACCCTATCATAAGATATGCTCCGTCTCAACACACCCCCGTACTAATGTCATGGTCGCGGTTACTTGATCCACTTGTCAGTTAGTACTTTGAATTGTTTTATCTTCAACGGTTTAGTTAATAGGTCTGCCTCATTTTGTTTAGTCGGAATATGTTCAACCTTTAATTCACCTTCTGAGTATTTATCCTTCATGGCATAAAGTTTTAAATCATTATGTCTGGATCCAGGTTTATGGTTTTAGTTCCCTTTATCGAATTTATTAGTGCTGTGTTATCGGTAAGTAAAATCTGATCTGGTTTCTTACCGGTGAGCGTAGAAAGTAGATAATTTatacttcttgatattgCAAGACATTCACTTGCAGCGTATGTCTCAGATTGTGTGGATGATTCACACACATAAGATGTTCTAGTTGATCTTGCAAATAAtttctttccattccaTATGCAAAAGTATCCTGCTTGGGATTTATATTTTAAACCTTTGGCATGAGATGCGTCTGTTAGGCCTATTAACTCTGACGTCTccttttcgtttcgtttccaCACTAAACGTTTGCCTCTCGTCGTCCATAAGTACTGCAATAATCTTTCAGTCTCAAATAGTACCGCATCACTGGGGTATAGTTGATGTTGTGCTAATATGTTAGTATAGTACGCTATGTCAAATCTGTACTTCATGGCAACGTAATTGCTTAATCCAATCGCTCTTTGGATCCAATTTACTTTTGCATTGTAATCTTTATCACATGGTATATCCAAATCTTGATTTAAAGATCTGTTTGGGGTTCCTGGGACTATGTTGTAtcttgattctttcttgaattcaACCCCTAGTAGTGGTAGTTTCTTAGTTAAACTTTCTAGCATTCCAAACTTCATGCTTACACCCTTTTTGTATTCTACATCTATGCCCAAGATGTCATATCGAACTGCGTCACGTTCGTTTGGTGAACCGTCGTTCACTATTCTAGTATCAAATCTGTTTTGTAGATCTGTTATGAATTGGTTTATTGTGTTAACGTTGTTGCCGGCTATGACTATGTCATCAACGAATAAACATACAATTATTTCTAGGAATTTACCTTTAGTAAAGACGCAAGGCCAAAATCtcatttcttccaattcacATTTGCCTTTTAGGTAATCCTTAATTGTTTTCTGCCAATTGGCTCCGCTTTGCTTTAGACCGTATAAGGATTTATTGAGTCTTAATACTTTATCCTTTTGCTTGATATGAGGTGGTGCACGAATATATATCTCCTCTTTAAGATCAGCGTATAGGTAAGCGGATGAAATATCCAATTGTTTGATAATTAAATTATGATCTAGTGCTACAGCTAACACTGTCATAAGCGCCATGTTGTTGATGGTATCTTGTTGTCTATCTTTCGAATAAGTGCTGAGGTCTTGTTGGTCTCCTCTTGCAACCAATCTACACTTCTTCGTACCATCTCTTTTAATGCTGAACACTAGCATTGGGTTAATCACTTTATTTCGGTCTACCTCCGAAATATCTATTAGATTATTTTCGTCCCAGACATGCATTTTACGCATCTGattaatttctttattGAAGGCCTGAGTAAACTGATCTCTCAATAGCTTGTTTTTATTACCGGTAATTGCTTGTGAGTATGATAGTGTGGCATCCTCGGAATACGGGATTGTATCATGATCTGTTACTGCTTTTACATAGTTTACTCGAAATCTCTTTTCCGatccttcttctggatcttcGACTGTCTCAGTGATTTTCCGTTTTAATTGTTTGTGCGCATCTTGTAACGGATTGAAGTCGTCGTTTGGGTGTTTGTGGGCTGtgaattcttctgctgtaGTTTGCTCACTTTCTGTGTTTGGATTGTGTGATACTTCCAATCACGTGTCTTATAATCAAGATCTCGGGTATCTGATGAATCCATATTGTTTATTAGCTATATATCTAGTAACGTATGTTGATGCACCTGGGGATCTTGCATGACTATGTCGAGTGGTCATTGCCTAGATCTGTTGCCtccttatataataattcagatggatgatgatgtttcACCATGAAACATCCCTTATGTATCATCTTGATACTTAACCGCCTATTACATTGGTAGTTACCCTATCATAAGATATGCTCCGTCTCAACAATACCGCAGAGAATGTTTATGGTGAgaagtatatataaatcGTAGgtatttatttgtttattcCGTGTG
Protein-coding regions in this window:
- the ROY1 gene encoding Roy1p translates to MTLQGSLESIFDNVSFFLNQNDLCALCLVNHRFNELATPKLYANIVINKNPVYRSNNWWIECGKTYLSGYRSVKKSDDQNDLFLYDRIERLLESQHLELVQSLIVQEDVFNDMKVGAPLLRKLIDKVIELDRVEDLDIRDSILFQHTHNKLKELTNLKDLRIRDIAGLNDISHLRELKSLELFVTLPSFDDVVLSEPIRSLILPNLEELVIEDLEYSSLRVLNYFREQGVVFSNLRSLKFNHVHGIHDYNKTYRELAADLLMGVIPLETIRSLEMEISCEVNDCTCIDDFLADISPHLIRLNNLSLIEKTFVSLGDHYTEENWDLSINRFILHLPNVGQNLKTLAVRHNCPINGLQKDSVEGNYIRRRTLYNEVLPKLVSLRKLIAPTMLKSLCSYEILVCDLLWNGCECDKCVKVLDIFDQFIQNHQYYSSEDGEFKDIIPTVFFAYAADSLCRRLLTEIDWDLKAMKYAPTQYMWDMHGYENVQHFSDYSCYFDETAYVHLTQVISHFFNDYMKSLVQMLPNLTACILSGIYYQVMPSREFISLYDDN
- the TY2B-LR1 gene encoding uncharacterized protein encodes the protein MRKMHVWDENNLIDISEVDRNKVINPMLVFSIKRDGTKKCRLVARGDQQDLSTYSKDRQQDTINNMALMTVLAVALDHNLIIKQLDISSAYLYADLKEEIYIRAPPHIKQKDKVLRLNKSLYGLKQSGANWQKTIKDYLKGKCELEEMRFWPCVFTKGKFLEIIVCLFVDDIVIAGNNVNTINQFITDLQNRFDTRIVNDGSPNERDAVRYDILGIDVEYKKGVSMKFGMLESLTKKLPLLGVEFKKESRYNIVPGTPNRSLNQDLDIPCDKDYNAKVNWIQRAIGLSNYVAMKYRFDIAYYTNILAQHQLYPSDAVLFETERLLQYLWTTRGKRLVWKRNEKETSELIGLTDASHAKGLKYKSQAGYFCIWNGKKLFARSTRTSYVCESSTQSETYAASECLAISRSINYLLSTLTGKKPDQILLTDNTALINSIKGTKTINLDPDIMI